The Papaver somniferum cultivar HN1 chromosome 6, ASM357369v1, whole genome shotgun sequence genome segment AGTTCaacattatatatatttataaccCAAGATGGTAGTAGGAGATCAAGTTTTATTAAAAAGTATGTAATCTCTTATTTTCTCTCACCCCTTGATGAGCCGTGATCGGGCCTGTTATGGGGATGACATATTAGATTAGTAGTGGATCTGTCCAATTGGCATATTAGACTGGTGGTTGATCGGTCCAAATGGTCGTATCTCCTCAAACTAAACCACATTTTTTTTACTTGATATTAAATGTGGCTCTCCAAGGCTGATTACTCGCTATACTATCAATGCGATTTCTGATTCCAAGTGATTTCCGATTTTTGAATGTCAGACTCATTTATACTTTTCATTCAGAGACATTTAAGTTAGCCATAACTTCATACATGGCTTGTGGACGCATATATCTGATTGAATTATAAAGTTAtctttaatattattattatttgatcagACTCAAATATAAAAACTCAgtccagtcttttttttttttgctaagaaagaCACCATGGGATTGACAAAGAAGAGAATTACAAACAACATTCAAGTTTTCCTTCCTAATAAGATAGTTCAAAATACAAGGAtaggagacccaaaaaaaatcagTCGAGTCAGATTCAGAAAGATGAGTCGGtagaacaaaaaaaagaaaatacgtCGTCACACAATAATGGCATTTTTGATCTGTTCGAAACTCGTTAGgaccagatttttttttattaatagacAGGGATAGGCTAGAGGttcaaaagtaaaaataaaatattattccAAGAACACAAGGGCAAAATAGCCCTTGTGTTAGTTTATAAACAAATAATTAGCAAACATCATCTTGCTTTCCTATTTTTTCTCCTCGATCGAGCGAGACAATATGCCAGAGTAGATTCATTCATTCATTTCGTATCTCAAAATCCGTGCTGCCGAAATATGTAAATTCTTTCACCAACTAACTCTTGATTCTCTCTCTTTATTTCGATCAATCGAACATCACTTATTCGATCTCTTataatcaaaacccaaaattTCAATTTCCTCAGTCGTCGAAGAACGACTGAGATCCTGTGTAAAccctttttcctttttcccttcCTTCTCAGATTGATAAACTATAGGGTGAATTCAGGGTAATTAAGATCAATttttaaaatgattttgattTCTCGATTactggttttctttttctttcaaaatcTGATGTTTTGATTGAATTATTGTAATAGTGAGGAATGGCGGGGCAAAACGTAGATCTCTTTGATGAGTACTTTAGAAGAGCAGATTTAGATCGGGATGGAAGAATTAGTGGACAGGAAGCTGTTACTTTCTTTCAAGCTTCTGGTTTGCAGAAACCTGTTCTAGCTCAGGTACGCCCCaattttgatttatttggttAGGGTTTTCTTGTATTAGATCGTATTGGTAAGTTGCACTTTTTCATGTTGTAGTTGTTTATTACCAAATCCCTAGTTTCATAAGTGAATaactttgaaatttgaatttggaaTTTATGTGTGGGTTTCCAAATATTAACTTCATCTCCTATCTATTATATGTTTGCTTTGAGTTGTCGTGAGAACTAAATGGGTAGATTTCGTGGTGACCATTCTGTTGTCAATGTTTGATAGATAGTATAAACTTCGAAGACTGTCTACTTGGATGCACTTGCACATCCCAGCTGTTTATTAATAGTTGTCGTTTGAACTTCAGTTATGTACACGGTACACTTGTCAGTGGCATTTGGGTGCACCTTTTGCTGATACTTCTTCATTATTATGTGAAcattaacaaaaattaaaaacgtAAAGTAGTAGCCATCTTATTGAAGTGTAGAAGTGCTTATATAATGGCAGAAGAACAAATGGCGAACTAGGTGTGGCAAATGAATTTACATCCTTGAAGACAGTAATGTCCTGCTCTTACATTTTGTATCCTCCATGCAGATATGGATGTTTGCTGATCGAAACAGAAGTGGCTTCCTTGGACGGCCAGAATTTTACAATGCTCTTAAACTTGTAACTGTGGCACAAAGTAAGAGAGAGTTAACTCAGGAAATTGTCCAGGCTGCATTGTTTGGTCCCGCGGCTGCTAGAATCCCTGCACCACAGATAAATCTTGCTGCATTAGCTGCCCCTCAGGTTGGTGGAGCAGCCCCAGCATCTCAGACTGGTGGAGCAACCTCGGCCCCTCAGATGGGCGGAGCAACCTCGGCCCCTCAGATGGGTGGAGCAAGGCCTGGATTCCAGATGAATGGTGCAAACCCTGCCCTCCAGATGAATGGTGCAAACCCTGCCCTCCAGATGAATGGTGCAAACCCTGCCCTCCAGATGGGTGGGGCAAATCTTGCCCCCCAGATGGGTGGAGCTGCCGCTCCTACATCTCAAAATTTTAGCTACAGAGGGCCACAGTCAGTCCCAAATGCTGGTATGAGCCAGCAGCAATTTCCTTCCCAACCAAATCAGTTTATGAGGCCACCAATGCCTGCTGGTGCAGGTTCACTTCCAGCACAGAGTGTCCCTGGTCAAGGTTTTCCTGTAAGAGGTACTGTGACAGCACCACGACCTCCaacctccagtgtctcaaccgaCTGGCTAAGCGGAATGTCGGGTGGACAAATGCCACCATCGGGGGCAACCTCACAAATTCCCAGTAGAGGTGTTACTCCTCCTACAAGTCAGAGTGGATTTGGGATGGGACCATCATCAGGGTTGCACTCTTCAGTACCACCTAGACCACAAGCAAACTCTGGGATGACACAGTTGGTTTCACCGAGACCGTTAAACCAAGTTCAGTCGTCCTTTCAGCCGGCACCCAAGGATTCTAAAGCATTGGTTCCGTCTGGAAATGGGTTTGCTTCTGATTCAATTTTTGGTGGAGATGTGTTTTCAGCCATCTCATCTCAACCAAAACAAGATTCATCTGGGTTCTCTGCTAGCAGTTTACCAGTTTCGTCCGCCGTTGTCCCAGTATCTTCTGCGCCTCAATCTTTACCAAAGCATGGCTCACTTGATTCTTTACAGAGCACATTCAGTATGCAACCATCAAGTGGTCAACTACAGCGTACTCAGTCATTAACCAAACCGAACCAACAAACATCACCAATTCAGAGTACTTCCACGTTTATGTCAACTGGTATTTCAGCAGGAGCCAGCAATTCTGCTTCTAACCAGTCCCAGCCACAGTGGCCAAGAATGACCCAATCTGACATTCAGAAGTATACTAAAGTGTTTGTTGAGGTAGATACAGACAGAGATGGGAAAATCACTGGCGACCAAGCAAAAAACTTGTTTTTGAGTTGGAGATTGGAAAGAGGTATGTTTGGCTTTGAGGATGTAGATTTAAATTCGTCACTGTATTATTTTCATCACCTAAAACACGATTCAACTTTTCATTTGAAGAAACTAGGCAAAAGAACGGTtgcttttttatttagttttgtatTAAAATGCAAACCTTAATGTTCGATACACAGCTGAACCTAATGTCATGTCTTTCTACATAATTAGTAAAATGAATCAGCAGTGTCTTTGATTGCATACCACCACCATTGCTTCACTGAACATAACTATTAAGAGAAATACCCCAGGTGAAAATGCTTGGGGATGTTCAATTGAGAAGTCGTAATTTCTGCGATATCTTTTCCTTGCACTACGGATGTAGTTTGTTAACGGTTCAACTAGCCACATTATACTGATTAAAAAATTTGTGTTGTCGTCCACCAGCGGTCTTAAAACAGGTGTGGGACTTATCTGATCAGGATAATGATAGCATGCTTTCATTGAGAGAGTTCTGTATCGCTCTGTATCTGATGGAACGATTCAGGGAAGGGCGTCCCCTTCCAGCCGTGCTTCCAAGCAATATCATGTTTGATGAGAATCCTATGCCCACTGCAGGTCAACCCACAGCTGCTTATGGAAATGCAGCTTGGGGACCCGGTCCTGGTACTGCTTCAAAAATGCCACTATTTTTTTGCGTTTTTGTCCACTGCtcatctttttctctttctctttctccttctcatttctcctcctcctccttagGATTGCAACAACCACAACAGCAAGGTATGCCTGGTGCGCGGCAAATGATGCCTACAGTTGGTTCAAGGTCCCAACAAATGCAACTCCCTCCTACCCATCCCCAGACCGAGAGAGGACTACAACAGCCCAATCAGCAAAAATCAAGAGTGCCAGTATTGGAGAAACACCTGGTGAACCAACTCAGTAACGAGGAGCAAAATGCACTAAACTCGAAATTTGACGAGGCAACAGAGGCAGATAAAAAGGTTATTGTTTTTTTCCGTTTCTGTTACTGCATTGTTATTGAAGCCTTGTGATCTAGTTGCATATGTTGGTATGCCATCTAGGTGATTTGAGTGTAGTATCCTCTCGTATAATGCTCTATATATTACCAGTGTTAATATTGGGCTGATAAACACTATAATAGTGCTAAACCCATCAGTCCTTACTTTGCTGTTTATGGAATGATGTGTTTAGTTTATTATTCTCTTGTTGTGGAAAATGCGTTACTGGTTTGGTATTTTTTAAGAATTCCAATTTTTCTTACATGACTTTCTTTGTACACTAATAGGTCACAGAATTGGAGAAGGAGATTTTAGATTCTAGAGAGAAGATCGAATTCTACCGTACTAAGATGCAGGAACTTGTGAGTTTTGTGTCTCCTTTCCCTGTTCTTCTTTACTACTTTTTTTCTGTCCATTTAAAATGAATAAATGCAGGCTTCCTGTTTTTCTTCCTTATTTACattgtttattcttttgaaatAAATACCAAGGTGTCCCGAGTTTGGACTTCATCTTGCTGATTTTCCCTGGTTGCTACTTCGTCTCTTCTCGTTATCAGGTTCTATATAAAAGCAGATGCGACAATAGGCTTAATGAGATTACAGAGAGGGCTTTGGCTGATAAAAAAGAGGTACCTTACTTTGACGTGTGAAGTGAAACTTGtctttcttgtttgtttttctcTACCTTAGTTTCAACTTACTTTTTTTTGATTCATTGGGAAATTTGGCTTTCAGGTGGAGTCTTTGGGCAAGAaatatgaagagaaatacaagcaAGTTGGAGATATAGCTTCGAAATTAACTATCGAAGAGGCCACATTTCGTGATATTCAGGTACATCGACATCCTTGGTGTGTGGATGGCCTATAAATATTCGTGTTGTTTTAAGATTACCTCTTGAGTTGTCGAGTCTTTACGCGAAGTGGTGTTTCACACTTCCATTTCCAACAAAAACGAGTTATTTTGCAGGAGAGAAAAATGGAGCTGTATAATGCACTTGTCAAAATCGAACAAGGTGGCAGTACTGATGGCATTCTTCAGGTACTTTGCAATCTAAGCTTTAATATGGCAAGCCTGTGGAAGCAAGCCAGATATGAGCTTGTCTAAGTCAAGTTCCTTGGTTGTTTATCCAGGTTCGCGCAGATCGGATACAATCAGATCTAGAAGAATTAGTGAAAGCCTTGAATGATCGTTGCAAGAAGTATGGGTTACGTGTCAAGCCAACTGCACTAGTGGAGCTTCCTTTTGGTAACTTTCATCTCGTATTGTTTATTGCCGATTCCATACCATGTTTGCCGTTGAAAAGTTGTTTACTGTATCTGCACATATCCAAGTATGCCATATTGATCCTCCTATTTCTTACAAGGCTGGCAACCTGGAATTCAAGAGGGAGCAGCTGATTGGGATGAAGACTGGGATAAGTTTGAGGATGAAGGTATCTTGATTATGAATCATTGTGATATAATTATATAAACAATGAGCTTTTCCACGATGAATGCTTACATGAAGGTGCAAAAACTTGCATATTAATGATGATGCTATCTTCTTTCAGGATTTACATTTGTCAAGGACTTGACTCTTGACGTGCAAAACGTTATAGCCCCTCCAAAAGAGAAGACCAAGCCTGTGCGGAAGGAGGAAAAAGCTTCAGCAGATGAGGGTTTAACCGCTGATTCATCCTCAAATGCTGATAGCAAATCAGAGAAGCCAAATAATACAGGGGAGCATTTTCATGATGCTGAGTCTCCATTTGATGCTCGTAGTGAAGATGGATCAGCTAGAAGCCCGCCTGGAAGTCCGACAGGTAGGAGTACACTAGAGAGCCCATCCCAAGAATTCCGAGAAAGTCATTTTGGGAAGAGCTTTGATTCTTCACCTCGTGCCAAGGAAACTCAAAGGTACGGGAATGATAATGGGTTAATCTTTTTTCGATTATTTTGCAAGTTTCAGGTTTTATGCACAATTGCATCTTCTTTTTTCCAGATAATTTACGTAATTGTGATTGCAGTGATCATGGTGGTGCTGAGTCTACAATATCCGGGGATAAAAGTTTTGATGAACCTGCTTGGGGTACCTTTGACAATAATGATGACACCGACTCTGTATGGGGCTTTAACGCTTCAAAGGTGTGTTGACTCTAGATGAAGATTGCTTTCTTAATTGTTTTGTCTCGATATTTGTTGCTTATGGTTTCTGTCGTCTACTTATTTGCTTCCATTTTTTTGTGCTCCAGGATTCCGATTATGATAGGAATAAAGACTCTTTCTTTGGTTCCAATGACTTTGGTCTAGAACCAATAAGAACTGGATCTCCACAGGCGTCCAGCTTGTTTGACGATAAGAAAAGCCCATTTTTTGCTGATTCTGTTCCTGGCACCCCATTTTTCAATTCTGGTAACTCACCGACCAGGTACAGTGAAGTTGGAGATCGCCAATATGATGCGTTCTCAAGTTTTGATTCGTTCAACGACCGTGCATCTTATCCCCCTGGTGATAGTAGCCTTACAAGGTTTGACTCCATGCGTAGCACCAGAGATTCTGACCATAGCAGAGGGTTCCCATCTTTTGACGATTCTGATCCATTCGGTTCAAGTGGGCCATTCAGGACATCATCAGAGACCCCAACGAGAACTTCTGATAACTGGAACACATCATCAGAGACCCCAAGGAGAACTTCTGATAACTGGAACGCTTTCTAGCCTTGTAACATTCAGGATAGGAAACATGTAGTACTCTTATCTCTGTCTATAGGCCTTTCACGAATGGCTACTTTCTCTCTTCACTTGGATTCAATTGTATGGTATTTTTGTAGTGTTTGTGATTTTTACTTAtacaaccttcttgtatttttctGCACAtcttattcttttttcttttctcgtCAGGTTGGGAGTTTTCTTtcctcatttttttttattttcctaattACTGCTTGTAGAGTGGTAGACATCGAACTGAATATTCTTTTTATCATATATATTATTCCTTACTGTTTATGATCCTAAAACTTGAATTTGAATTGTATGGTTTAGTTTGGTCGAGCATTTTACTTTGATTATTTTGTGCATGGATTGGACTAACTTTTCTTTTACACCTTACTGGGATAGTGGGATTGTATTCTCGTTAAAAATTGATGATAACACAGTTCCTCCTCTCTCAGACTACTCCTTATCAGTATATCACTGTACTGTCTCATTCAACACCCAATGAAAACAAATAAGCTCGTCCGGGGGATGTAAGCTAGTTATACTTCGCCAAAACATGATATTTGGCatatatatgcacccactatgggtatgccaaactcgTATGCTTATATGCCTGGCAtggcatataggcatacacgacagagtttCCATCGAGCGATAGAGATTCCATTGCTCGATGGTCTTTTCATCGCTCGTTGGTCAGTCAATCGTCAGCGCTAGTCAAGCTGCCGCTCGCTTGTATGATTATCGCTGATtaattcatcatccaacggctacAGTTTTCcacctctataaatacctaatttcaaactcattttaactcacaccagaatttctaaatctctatagaatttctcaatttctcaatcttTTTCAAATCTAAAACTATCTATATTTTCTTGTGAAATGGATTCACAATCTAAAAGTCAAGGCAAAGCTAAAAAAAACCCGAGTCTGTGGTGCAAAATACACCATGgcagaagatgaatgtatttgtcgtaattatgttttttttttacccaagattgtatcaACGGTGCACAAtaacatggtaacaccatgtgggataacatatttaagaattatgaagaacaaaccatgaacatcaatggtCGTGATGCGAAAGGATTGTCAGaacacttcattgtaatcaacaaGGAAGTGGCCGCTTATGTTGCATTaataatgcaagccaagagaaAACGCAAGGACAGTGTGGTCAGAGATGTTGATTTTGAAAGAGAGGTTCTTACAGATTGGCACGAAGACAGGGTAAACAGTTCGCTTTTGAAAGTTGTTATTATATTTTGAAGgggttgaacaaatataatccagaatACTTGTCAAataatcaacaagtacctgaaaggtcaccatataattcttctccctcaacaccaaattcttcaccattttcttCAGGTCCATCAAATTATTCACCAGATACCCCAACAAGCTCAAATGCCAACAAAGTTTTCAATAATTATGTTGAGGGTAATACTAAGGGAAAACTTCCAGGGAGGAACGGCGCAAAACTGGCTAAAAAATTAGCTCTAGAAGGAGGGAGTTCCGGAGGATTTAACATggcggagtttatggaacatcaaaagaccgtcgagaagcaaagatcagatgataggaaatttcaaaaccggGAAAGTAAGAAAAGTGTCTTTCCcaagaaaaatttgggtttgactatgacaagcataacattcttcaagctaacacttcaattatgaacgcCCAACAAAAACATGTATGGCAAATCGAATTTGACAGGATTCAAGCACAGATTGAAAAGCAAGCTGGATTTACTAACAACCAactcaatgatgatgatgatgatgatgataatggcactgatgatgagtatgatgtagTAGTTCCTCTGGATGGTTAATGTATGAGTTTAAGTTTTAATGTTTTAGTTTAAATGTAGcagtttaagttttaatgtagCAGTTTAAGTTTCTTTCCAATTAATTAATTAGAAATGTTTTTTACTTAAGTTTTGCTTCATTTAATAATAACAACACaacttaaggaaaaaataaataacataactTAAATAACCtaagattaaaaataaataactaaagaaaaaaaaaatcattgtctTCCATGCTCTGCCCAAAGATTCAATCTCAGATCATCTCTTAATTGGTCATACAAATTTCGGTTCTGAATGTAGTTAGTCATTTGACCATAATTCCTTGCAGGGAGGCCTCTTTCTGGTTGAATCTCCGGCCTCAAATCTTCATATTCATAAATAATCCAATCCGAATCACgacgggtttcctgaattaccatgttatgaagaattatgcaatgagcatagtcttgtgcatttcacgaggactcaacccacgatatgggtcacaaatgatagcgaacttcctcttcaaaattccaaaagcgcATTCCACATCCTTCCTCAATGCCATTTGGGCATCGTTAAAATGTCGGTATGAACGGCCCAATGGACCAACATGAGGCTGACGGTAGCATTGAACCAAGGTGGACCATTTTGGGTAGATACCATCCGCAAGATAAATGTACTGATGGTCGTTGATCATGAAACGGACAGATGGAGAAATTCcatacttcaaatcttcaaacagagacgacttgtgcaaaacattaatatcattttgtgaacccggaagaccaaaaaaagggtgccatatccaacaatcataagaagaagCAGCTTCAAGGGTAACTGTTTGTTTtgcataatgacccttatattgatcGGCCCAATATACATGGCATCCttgccatacccaatgcatacaatcgagactacctagcattcctgggaatcccctgtcctcattctccctcaatatttgtctaacatcttcTTGATAATACTTCTTTGGGTTCTGGAACTCTTGGTATTTGGCCCGTATGTACAAGCATCAAAATTtcgattagtttattatcttcaaCTTCCTCAACATCAAGTTCTTGCAACCTCTTACGATACCTTTCTTGCTGTGATCTGAACCGATTCATAATAATATtcctctcttcattggatctcgacattgatgattatgaaatctAAAATTGAGAATATAGGAAAGGAAATTGGTGAAATATCTGTAGAAGTATGGGTGAGTTATCTGGAGAAGTAAAAGGGCGTATATATAGGAACCATTGAGGGGCAAATAACCGTTGCAAAATAACTACTGGTCGACCCATGGATATTATTTAAATCGCTCGAGAGAAAGAACTTCGCCAGCTTACAAACTATATCGCTGGCGATATTATGAATATCACCCGATAGAAACTCAGTCGCTTATTAGTTTTCCCATAGTGACGTAAATGGTTtcccatgccacctggtatgccaaacacCATTTTTTTGGCATGCGCCTAGGAATAGGCCTTAGCTGACATTACCCGTATACTCATGACCTCCACACGGggttgcttttattttatttttatcaaaaatggTTGGTCGGCTTGGCTGAACCTGACAATAGCATTGGAGATGTTCCAAAGCGAGACAGTTGAAGGTGTTATCCGTCTCAAAAGAAACCTATATGAAAGTCTCGAGAAATTgcttattgctcagttttcgtCCCATTCGTCttcttacttcttcttcttgagcctcAACATTCTTGACACTCTCTCTACCGAAACACTAGAGTCCCCATAATAAATCCTAAAATTCTCGTTTCTTTGTAAGTATGTTTGGCACCACTATTTGCTGCTCTTGAAGTGTTTGTTGAAATAACTCTACCAAATTTATTGGTTCTTTACCTATAGTTTTTAGatattagtttctctaaaacgTTGCTAACATTTTGGTAAAACCCTAATTGTGCATAGAAGGCCATGGAGATGATGGTGAAGAAATACCTACAAAAGTACAAAAAGGTTAGAGAGGAAATGGACAAATGGGACCAGCTTCAATCTCGTTTGCTTACACAGTTCAGAAATGCGTCCGCAATCATAGAGAGATTGCAGGTATTGCTAGTTTATACTTTATATTAATTTTACATGGATTACTTCATTGGTTAATTTCGACATTATTTCTTTGAATATTTATTCGTCAGGTGCTTGAGGATAACAAATATTACTGTGGTTCATTAAGGTCTATCAATGGTCTCAAGGAAACACTCTATGGGAAGCAAAGAATCAGTTTAGAAACCATTCTTCGCTCCATGGATGAAACAATGTGAGTTCTTCTATATGGTAGTGACTAGTTTCCTTATATAATTTTTGTGTTATGTTAGTTTTATCTGTACCCAGTTATAAAGTGTACAAAATGTTGGCTGGTGAAATTCAGGGGAGAATTTTGTTCTATTGTGGTGTCATTGAACAAGATTGTCCGAGATAGtaaagagttggtgaaaggaGGATCTGTGAAACTGTCTAAGAATCTAAGGCAGACCCAAATTGGGATTACACCAAGTATTGCATATTGTTTGGAGGGTCTTGAAGTTCTTCACGAGATGCACCACTCTGAGTAAGGAACGCCACCTCTCCTCTTTTAATTGTATCCTGGATATTGCTTGTGTGTTTTTGTGTACATTGAGATCTCATCAGTTTGATAATACACTTGAATCGTATTTCTGTTTTTTATTCAAAGTTTGAACTTAGATTTCAGACTTTGATGGCTCTCATTTTCTGATTCCAGGTACCTTTTAAAACTATCAGTAATATCAGCGATTCCTTCACTTATGTTGAAGAAGGCATCTTGGTATGTTCTACATCTGTACTCTTTCCATATTATGGTACAATGTGTTATATCCCATTCTTGTTTTAAAACACCAAAGTCTCCGAATGACATTAATAACTCATGATGTATATCGCGGCCTCTCCCTCACTTGGTTATCCTATACTCAtgggttattttgttttaattgcaGTGCGGGAGATTTGGCTGGACTCCGACAACTCTTAGTTGATCAACCTAATATACCAAAAGGAGAAGGTAGGACACAGAACACTGGGAGCTAATATTTTTTAAC includes the following:
- the LOC113289620 gene encoding epidermal growth factor receptor substrate 15-like isoform X2 — encoded protein: MAGQNVDLFDEYFRRADLDRDGRISGQEAVTFFQASGLQKPVLAQIWMFADRNRSGFLGRPEFYNALKLVTVAQSKRELTQEIVQAALFGPAAARIPAPQINLAALAAPQVGGAAPASQTGGATSAPQMGGATSAPQMGGARPGFQMNGANPALQMNGANPALQMNGANPALQMGGANLAPQMGGAAAPTSQNFSYRGPQSVPNAGMSQQQFPSQPNQFMRPPMPAGAGSLPAQSVPGQGFPVRGTVTAPRPPTSSVSTDWLSGMSGGQMPPSGATSQIPSRGVTPPTSQSGFGMGPSSGLHSSVPPRPQANSGMTQLVSPRPLNQVQSSFQPAPKDSKALVPSGNGFASDSIFGGDVFSAISSQPKQDSSGFSASSLPVSSAVVPVSSAPQSLPKHGSLDSLQSTFSMQPSSGQLQRTQSLTKPNQQTSPIQSTSTFMSTGISAGASNSASNQSQPQWPRMTQSDIQKYTKVFVEVDTDRDGKITGDQAKNLFLSWRLERAVLKQVWDLSDQDNDSMLSLREFCIALYLMERFREGRPLPAVLPSNIMFDENPMPTAGQPTAAYGNAAWGPGPGLQQPQQQGMPGARQMMPTVGSRSQQMQLPPTHPQTERGLQQPNQQKSRVPVLEKHLVNQLSNEEQNALNSKFDEATEADKKVTELEKEILDSREKIEFYRTKMQELVLYKSRCDNRLNEITERALADKKEVESLGKKYEEKYKQVGDIASKLTIEEATFRDIQERKMELYNALVKIEQGGSTDGILQVRADRIQSDLEELVKALNDRCKKYGLRVKPTALVELPFGWQPGIQEGAADWDEDWDKFEDEGFTFVKDLTLDVQNVIAPPKEKTKPVRKEEKASADEGLTADSSSNADSKSEKPNNTGEHFHDAESPFDARSEDGSARSPPGSPTGRSTLESPSQEFRESHFGKSFDSSPRAKETQSDHGGAESTISGDKSFDEPAWGTFDNNDDTDSVWGFNASKDSDYDRNKDSFFGSNDFGLEPIRTGSPQASSLFDDKKSPFFADSVPGTPFFNSGNSPTRYSEVGDRQYDAFSSFDSFNDRASYPPGDSSLTRFDSMRSTRDSDHSRGFPSFDDSDPFGSSGPFRTSSETPRRTSDNWNAF
- the LOC113289620 gene encoding epidermal growth factor receptor substrate 15-like isoform X1, producing MAGQNVDLFDEYFRRADLDRDGRISGQEAVTFFQASGLQKPVLAQIWMFADRNRSGFLGRPEFYNALKLVTVAQSKRELTQEIVQAALFGPAAARIPAPQINLAALAAPQVGGAAPASQTGGATSAPQMGGATSAPQMGGARPGFQMNGANPALQMNGANPALQMNGANPALQMGGANLAPQMGGAAAPTSQNFSYRGPQSVPNAGMSQQQFPSQPNQFMRPPMPAGAGSLPAQSVPGQGFPVRGTVTAPRPPTSSVSTDWLSGMSGGQMPPSGATSQIPSRGVTPPTSQSGFGMGPSSGLHSSVPPRPQANSGMTQLVSPRPLNQVQSSFQPAPKDSKALVPSGNGFASDSIFGGDVFSAISSQPKQDSSGFSASSLPVSSAVVPVSSAPQSLPKHGSLDSLQSTFSMQPSSGQLQRTQSLTKPNQQTSPIQSTSTFMSTGISAGASNSASNQSQPQWPRMTQSDIQKYTKVFVEVDTDRDGKITGDQAKNLFLSWRLERAVLKQVWDLSDQDNDSMLSLREFCIALYLMERFREGRPLPAVLPSNIMFDENPMPTAGQPTAAYGNAAWGPGPGLQQPQQQGMPGARQMMPTVGSRSQQMQLPPTHPQTERGLQQPNQQKSRVPVLEKHLVNQLSNEEQNALNSKFDEATEADKKVTELEKEILDSREKIEFYRTKMQELVLYKSRCDNRLNEITERALADKKEVESLGKKYEEKYKQVGDIASKLTIEEATFRDIQERKMELYNALVKIEQGGSTDGILQVRADRIQSDLEELVKALNDRCKKYGLRVKPTALVELPFGWQPGIQEGAADWDEDWDKFEDEGFTFVKDLTLDVQNVIAPPKEKTKPVRKEEKASADEGLTADSSSNADSKSEKPNNTGEHFHDAESPFDARSEDGSARSPPGSPTGRSTLESPSQEFRESHFGKSFDSSPRAKETQSDHGGAESTISGDKSFDEPAWGTFDNNDDTDSVWGFNASKDSDYDRNKDSFFGSNDFGLEPIRTGSPQASSLFDDKKSPFFADSVPGTPFFNSGNSPTRYSEVGDRQYDAFSSFDSFNDRASYPPGDSSLTRFDSMRSTRDSDHSRGFPSFDDSDPFGSSGPFRTSSETPTRTSDNWNTSSETPRRTSDNWNAF
- the LOC113286265 gene encoding uncharacterized protein At5g43822-like, with the protein product MEMMVKKYLQKYKKVREEMDKWDQLQSRLLTQFRNASAIIERLQVLEDNKYYCGSLRSINGLKETLYGKQRISLETILRSMDETMGEFCSIVVSLNKIVRDSKELVKGGSVKLSKNLRQTQIGITPSIAYCLEGLEVLHEMHHSEYLLKLSVISAIPSLMLKKASCAGDLAGLRQLLVDQPNIPKGEVQQIFDIIFADQIE